One window of the Pseudomonas sp. S04 genome contains the following:
- the gluQRS gene encoding tRNA glutamyl-Q(34) synthetase GluQRS, whose product MTAKTPPDYIGRFAPTPSGHLHFGSLVAALASYLDARSVGGRWLLRMEDLDPPREEPGAQAAILKALESYGFEWDGTMIRQSERHAAYAQVLDQLFNHGLAYACTCSRKQLEPYHGIYPGLCRNAGHPSENAAIRLRVPELEYHFNDRVQGEYRQHLGREVGDFVIRRRDGLYAYQLAVVLDDAWQGITDIVRGADLLDSTPRQLYLQELLGLRQPRYLHLPLITQPDGNKLGKSYRSPPLRADQATPLLLRALRALGQTPPADLDDATPAEVLKWGSIYWDATRIPRTPSLPEALLR is encoded by the coding sequence ATGACTGCCAAAACACCCCCCGACTACATCGGGCGCTTCGCCCCAACACCCAGTGGCCACCTGCACTTCGGCTCGCTGGTCGCCGCCCTGGCCTCCTACCTCGATGCCCGCTCGGTCGGTGGGCGCTGGCTGCTGCGCATGGAAGACCTTGACCCGCCCCGGGAAGAACCCGGCGCCCAGGCGGCGATTCTCAAGGCCCTGGAAAGCTACGGCTTTGAATGGGACGGCACGATGATTCGCCAGAGCGAACGGCACGCCGCCTACGCCCAGGTCCTCGATCAACTGTTCAACCACGGCCTGGCCTACGCCTGCACCTGCTCGCGCAAACAGCTGGAGCCCTATCACGGCATCTACCCGGGCCTGTGCCGCAACGCCGGCCACCCGAGTGAAAACGCGGCGATCCGCCTGCGTGTACCCGAGCTGGAATACCATTTTAATGACCGTGTGCAAGGCGAATACCGCCAGCACCTGGGTCGCGAGGTCGGCGATTTTGTGATACGTCGCCGCGACGGGCTCTACGCCTATCAATTGGCCGTGGTGCTCGACGATGCCTGGCAAGGCATCACCGACATCGTGCGCGGTGCCGACCTGCTTGACTCCACCCCGCGCCAGTTGTACCTGCAGGAACTGCTCGGCTTGCGCCAACCGCGCTACCTGCACCTGCCCCTGATTACCCAACCCGATGGCAACAAGCTGGGCAAATCCTACCGTTCGCCTCCGCTGCGCGCAGACCAGGCCACGCCCTTGTTGCTGCGCGCATTGCGAGCCCTGGGGCAAACGCCGCCTGCCGACCTGGACGATGCGACGCCGGCCGAAGTGCTCAAGTGGGGCAGCATCTACTGGGACGCGACGCGGATCCCGCGCACGCCGAGCCTGCCCGAAGCGTTATTACGCTGA
- a CDS encoding sensor histidine kinase, with product MPMSFSLTQMILISAAYLAVLFGVAWISERGMIPRAIIRHPLTYTLSLGVYASAWAFYGTVGLAYQYGYGFLSSYLGVSGAFLLAPVLLYPILKITRTYQLSSLADLFAFRFRSTWAGALTTIFMLIGVLPLLALQIQAVADSIGILTREPVQHRVALSFCALITLFTIFFGSRHIATREKHEGLVFAIAFESVIKLIAIGGVGLYALYGVFDGPQQLELWLLQNQTALAALHTPLQEGPWRTLLLVFFASAIVMPHMYHMTFTENLNPRSLVSASWGLPLFLLLMSLAVPLILWAGLKLGATTNPEYFTLGIGIAANSKALALLAYVGGLSAASGLIIVTTLALSGMALNHLVLPLYQPPAEGNIYRWLKWTRRALIVAIIMAGYGFYLLLGAEQDLANLGIVAFVATLQFLPGVLSVLYWPTANRRGFIAGLLAGILVWLVTMLLPLVGNLQGFYIPLLNMIYVLDDTSWHMAAIASLAANVLMFTLISLFTNASTEEASAAEACAVDNVRRPQRRELHAASPQEFATQLAKPLGAKAAQKEVEQALRDLYLPFDERRPYALRRLRDRIEANLSGLMGPSVAQDMVETFLPYKAGGENYVTEDIHFIESRLEDYHSRLTGLAAELDALRRYHRQTLQELPMGVCSLAKDQEILMWNKAMEELTGIAAQRVVGSRLSTLGEPWKELLQGFINLPDEHLHKQHLALDGQTRWLNLHKAAIDEPLAPGNSGLVLLVEDLTETQMLEDKLVHSERLASIGRLAAGVAHEIGNPITGIACLAQNLREEREEDGELTEISGQILEQTKRVSRIVQSLMSFAHAGSHQHNDEPVCLAEVAQDAIGLLALNRRNFEVQFFNLCDPEHWVVGDPQRLAQVLINLLSNARDATPAGSAVRVKSEASEHTVDLIVEDEGSGIPANIKDRLFEPFFTTKDPGEGTGLGLALVYSIVEEHYGQITIDSPADIQSQRGTRIRVTLPRHVEATSAVN from the coding sequence ATGCCGATGAGCTTTAGCCTGACCCAGATGATCCTGATCAGCGCCGCCTACCTGGCGGTGCTGTTCGGCGTTGCCTGGATCAGCGAACGTGGAATGATCCCACGGGCGATCATTCGCCACCCGCTGACCTACACCCTGTCGCTTGGGGTCTACGCCAGCGCCTGGGCGTTCTACGGCACGGTCGGCCTGGCCTATCAGTACGGCTATGGTTTCCTGTCCAGTTACCTGGGAGTGTCCGGCGCGTTCCTGCTGGCACCGGTGTTGCTGTACCCGATCCTGAAGATTACCCGCACCTATCAGTTGTCGTCCCTGGCCGACCTGTTTGCCTTTCGCTTTCGCAGTACCTGGGCCGGCGCGCTGACCACCATATTCATGCTGATCGGCGTGTTGCCGTTATTGGCCCTGCAGATCCAGGCCGTGGCCGACTCCATCGGCATCCTCACTCGCGAGCCGGTGCAGCATCGCGTGGCGCTGAGCTTCTGCGCGCTGATCACCCTGTTCACGATTTTCTTTGGCTCGCGACACATTGCCACCCGGGAGAAACACGAGGGCCTGGTGTTCGCCATTGCCTTCGAGTCAGTGATCAAGCTGATCGCCATTGGTGGCGTCGGCCTGTACGCGCTGTACGGTGTGTTCGACGGTCCGCAACAGCTTGAGTTGTGGCTACTGCAGAACCAGACCGCCCTCGCCGCCCTGCACACGCCACTGCAGGAAGGTCCATGGCGCACGCTATTGCTGGTGTTCTTCGCCTCGGCGATCGTGATGCCGCACATGTACCACATGACCTTCACCGAAAACCTCAACCCGCGCTCCCTGGTCAGTGCCAGTTGGGGCCTGCCGCTGTTCCTGCTGTTGATGAGCCTGGCCGTGCCACTGATTCTCTGGGCCGGGCTGAAACTGGGCGCCACCACCAACCCGGAGTACTTCACCCTCGGGATCGGCATTGCCGCCAACAGCAAGGCCCTGGCCCTGCTGGCCTATGTCGGCGGGCTCTCCGCTGCCAGCGGCCTGATCATCGTCACCACCCTGGCGCTGTCCGGGATGGCCTTGAACCACCTGGTGCTGCCGCTGTACCAGCCGCCCGCCGAAGGCAACATCTACCGCTGGCTGAAATGGACCCGCCGCGCGCTGATCGTCGCGATCATCATGGCCGGTTATGGCTTCTACCTGCTGCTGGGCGCCGAGCAGGACCTGGCCAACCTGGGCATCGTGGCCTTTGTCGCCACCTTGCAGTTCCTGCCGGGCGTGTTGTCGGTGCTGTACTGGCCGACCGCCAACCGACGCGGCTTCATCGCCGGGTTGCTGGCAGGCATCCTGGTCTGGCTGGTGACCATGCTGCTGCCGTTGGTAGGCAATCTGCAGGGGTTCTATATCCCGCTGCTGAACATGATCTACGTGCTCGACGACACCAGTTGGCACATGGCGGCCATCGCCTCGCTGGCGGCCAACGTGCTGATGTTCACCCTGATCTCGCTGTTCACCAATGCCAGCACCGAGGAAGCCAGCGCTGCCGAAGCCTGCGCCGTGGACAACGTGCGGCGCCCGCAACGACGCGAGCTGCATGCCGCCTCGCCCCAGGAATTCGCCACCCAACTGGCCAAGCCACTGGGTGCCAAGGCCGCGCAAAAGGAAGTCGAGCAAGCCCTGCGCGATCTGTACCTGCCGTTCGATGAACGTCGGCCCTATGCCCTGCGCCGCCTGCGCGACCGCATCGAGGCCAACCTCTCCGGCCTGATGGGCCCCAGCGTGGCGCAAGACATGGTCGAGACCTTCCTGCCCTACAAGGCCGGCGGCGAAAACTATGTCACCGAAGACATTCACTTCATCGAAAGCCGGCTCGAGGACTATCACTCGCGCCTCACCGGCCTTGCCGCCGAACTCGACGCCCTGCGCCGCTACCACCGCCAGACCCTGCAAGAATTGCCGATGGGCGTCTGTTCGCTGGCCAAGGACCAGGAAATCCTCATGTGGAACAAAGCCATGGAAGAGCTGACGGGCATTGCCGCGCAGCGCGTGGTGGGTTCACGCCTGAGCACCCTGGGCGAGCCGTGGAAGGAACTGCTGCAAGGTTTCATCAACCTGCCTGACGAACACTTGCACAAACAACACCTGGCCCTCGACGGCCAGACCCGCTGGCTGAACCTGCACAAGGCGGCCATCGACGAACCGCTGGCGCCGGGTAACAGTGGCCTGGTGTTGCTGGTCGAGGACCTGACCGAAACCCAGATGCTCGAAGACAAACTGGTGCACTCCGAACGCCTGGCGAGCATCGGTCGCCTGGCGGCCGGCGTGGCCCACGAAATTGGCAACCCGATCACCGGCATCGCCTGCCTGGCGCAGAACCTGCGCGAAGAGCGGGAAGAAGATGGCGAACTGACCGAAATCAGCGGACAGATTCTCGAGCAGACCAAGCGGGTGTCACGCATCGTGCAGTCGCTGATGAGCTTTGCCCACGCCGGCAGCCACCAGCACAATGACGAGCCGGTGTGCCTGGCCGAGGTGGCGCAGGATGCCATTGGTCTGCTGGCGCTGAACCGACGCAACTTCGAAGTGCAGTTCTTCAACCTGTGCGATCCCGAGCACTGGGTCGTGGGTGACCCACAGCGGCTCGCCCAGGTCCTGATCAACCTGCTGTCCAACGCCCGCGATGCAACACCGGCCGGCAGTGCGGTGCGGGTAAAAAGCGAAGCCAGCGAACACACGGTCGACCTGATCGTGGAAGACGAAGGCAGTGGCATCCCGGCGAACATCAAGGACCGCTTGTTCGAACCTTTCTTTACCACCAAGGATCCTGGCGAAGGCACCGGTCTGGGCCTTGCACTGGTCTATTCCATCGTTGAAGAGCATTATGGACAAATCACCATCGACAGCCCGGCTGACATCCAAAGCCAACGCGGCACCCGTATCCGGGTGACCTTACCGCGTCATGTCGAAGCGACGTCCGCTGTGAACTGA
- a CDS encoding sigma-54-dependent transcriptional regulator produces MPHILIVEDETIIRSALRRLLERNQYQVSEAGSVQEAQERFSIPTFDLIVSDLRLPGAPGTELIKLGQGTPVLIMTSYASLRSAVDSMKMGAVDYIAKPFDHDEMLQAVARILRDRQTAQSTANERPAGKVANGSDKPGLDNSNGEIGIIGSCPPMQDLYSKIRKVAPTDSNVLIQGESGTGKELVARALHNLSKRAKAPMISVNCAAIPESLIESELFGHEKGAFTGASAGRAGLVEAADGGTLFLDEIGELPLEAQARLLRVLQEGEIRRVGSVQSQKVDVRLIAATHRDLKSLAKIGQFREDLFYRLHVIALKLPALRERGADVNEIANAFLARQSARVNRTDLKFAPDAEQAIRHYSWPGNVRELENAVERAVILCESPEISAELLGIDIELSDLEEDEFIGLAPHQGSTSNASHEPTEDLSLEDYFQHFVLEHQDHMTETELARKLGVSRKCLWERRQRLGIPRRKTGVTSEG; encoded by the coding sequence ATGCCGCACATTTTGATCGTCGAAGACGAAACCATTATCCGCTCCGCCTTGCGCCGCCTGCTGGAACGTAACCAGTACCAGGTCAGCGAAGCCGGTTCAGTGCAGGAAGCACAAGAACGCTTCAGCATTCCCACGTTCGACCTGATTGTCAGCGACCTGCGCCTGCCCGGCGCTCCGGGGACTGAACTGATCAAGCTCGGCCAGGGCACGCCGGTGCTGATCATGACCAGCTACGCCAGCCTGCGCTCGGCGGTGGACTCGATGAAGATGGGCGCGGTGGACTACATCGCCAAGCCTTTCGACCACGACGAAATGCTCCAGGCCGTCGCACGCATCCTGCGTGACCGACAGACGGCACAGAGCACCGCCAATGAGCGACCGGCCGGCAAGGTCGCCAATGGCAGCGACAAGCCAGGGCTCGACAACAGCAACGGCGAGATCGGCATCATCGGCTCCTGCCCACCGATGCAGGACCTCTACAGCAAGATCCGCAAAGTCGCGCCAACCGATTCCAATGTGCTGATCCAGGGTGAGTCCGGGACCGGCAAGGAGCTGGTGGCCCGCGCCCTGCACAACCTGTCCAAGCGTGCGAAGGCGCCGATGATCTCGGTGAACTGCGCGGCCATTCCGGAAAGCCTGATCGAGTCCGAACTGTTCGGTCACGAGAAAGGCGCCTTTACCGGTGCCAGCGCCGGACGTGCCGGCCTGGTGGAAGCGGCGGACGGCGGGACCCTGTTCCTCGACGAGATCGGCGAACTGCCACTGGAAGCCCAGGCGCGCCTGCTGCGCGTATTGCAGGAAGGCGAGATCCGTCGTGTCGGCTCGGTGCAGTCGCAAAAAGTCGACGTGCGCCTGATCGCGGCCACTCACCGCGACCTCAAGAGCCTGGCGAAAATCGGCCAGTTCCGTGAAGACCTGTTTTACCGCCTCCACGTGATCGCCCTGAAACTGCCGGCATTGCGCGAACGCGGTGCCGACGTCAACGAAATCGCCAATGCCTTCCTTGCACGCCAGAGTGCGCGGGTCAATCGTACCGACCTGAAGTTCGCCCCTGACGCCGAGCAGGCGATTCGTCATTACAGCTGGCCGGGCAACGTGCGCGAACTGGAAAACGCCGTCGAGCGTGCCGTGATCCTGTGCGAGAGCCCGGAAATCTCTGCCGAGCTGCTGGGCATCGACATCGAGCTCAGTGACCTGGAAGAAGACGAATTCATTGGTCTGGCACCGCATCAGGGCAGCACCAGCAACGCCAGCCACGAACCGACCGAAGACCTGTCCCTGGAAGACTACTTCCAGCACTTCGTCCTCGAACACCAGGACCACATGACGGAAACCGAACTGGCCCGCAAACTTGGGGTCAGCCGTAAATGCCTGTGGGAACGCCGCCAACGCCTGGGCATCCCGCGGCGCAAGACCGGGGTAACCAGCGAGGGCTGA
- a CDS encoding polynucleotide adenylyltransferase PcnB, which translates to MLKKLFQSFRSPKRHTQHIRSTPEVLNSGQHSLQKGQFSRYAVNIVERLQNAGYQAYLVGGCVRDMLLGITPKDFDVATSATPEQVRAEFRNARIIGRRFKLVHIHFGREIIEVATFRANHPQNDEEEDSNQSSRNESGRILRDNVYGTLEEDAQRRDFTINALYYDPVSERILDYANGVHDIRNHLIRLIGDPTQRYQEDPVRMLRAVRFAAKLNFGIEKHTAAPIRDLAPMLREIPSARLFEEVLKLFLSGHAADTFEMLVDLQLFDPLFPASADALEHNPTYTHTLISEALINTDLRIKQNKPVTPAFLFAALLWPALPARVLRLQDRGMPPIPAMQEAAHELIAEQCQRIAIPKRFTMPIREIWDMQERLPRRSGKRADLLLDNPRFRAGYDFLLLRESAGEQTNGLGEWWTDYQDANDSERRDMIRDLSGKDESAGAAPRKRRRTGGAKRKRAADGTSASGE; encoded by the coding sequence ATGCTGAAGAAGCTGTTCCAGTCATTCCGTTCTCCCAAGCGTCATACGCAACACATTCGCAGCACGCCTGAAGTGCTCAACAGCGGCCAACATTCGCTGCAAAAGGGCCAATTCAGCCGTTACGCAGTGAATATCGTCGAGCGCCTGCAGAACGCCGGTTACCAGGCTTACCTGGTCGGTGGCTGTGTGCGTGACATGTTGCTTGGCATCACGCCCAAAGATTTCGACGTCGCCACCAGTGCCACACCAGAACAGGTTCGCGCCGAGTTTCGTAACGCGCGCATCATTGGCCGTCGCTTCAAGTTGGTGCACATCCACTTTGGCCGCGAAATCATCGAAGTGGCGACCTTCCGCGCCAATCACCCGCAAAACGACGAAGAGGAAGACAGCAACCAGTCCTCGCGTAACGAAAGCGGGCGCATTTTGCGCGACAACGTCTACGGCACCCTGGAAGAAGACGCGCAACGTCGCGACTTCACCATCAATGCCCTGTACTACGATCCGGTCAGTGAGCGCATCCTCGACTACGCCAACGGCGTACACGATATTCGCAACCACCTGATCCGCCTGATCGGCGACCCGACCCAGCGCTACCAGGAAGACCCGGTACGCATGCTGCGAGCGGTGCGTTTTGCCGCCAAGCTGAACTTCGGTATCGAGAAGCACACGGCCGCACCGATCCGCGACCTGGCCCCCATGCTGCGGGAAATCCCGTCGGCACGCCTGTTCGAAGAAGTGTTGAAGCTGTTCCTCTCGGGGCATGCCGCTGACACCTTTGAAATGCTGGTCGACCTGCAATTGTTCGATCCATTGTTCCCGGCCAGCGCCGATGCACTGGAGCACAACCCGACCTACACCCACACCCTGATCAGTGAAGCGCTGATCAACACCGACCTGCGGATCAAGCAGAACAAGCCGGTGACCCCAGCCTTCCTGTTCGCCGCCCTGCTGTGGCCCGCGCTGCCGGCCCGGGTCCTGCGCTTGCAGGACCGTGGCATGCCGCCGATCCCGGCCATGCAGGAAGCCGCTCACGAACTGATCGCCGAGCAGTGCCAACGGATTGCCATTCCCAAACGTTTCACCATGCCGATCCGCGAGATCTGGGACATGCAGGAACGCCTGCCCCGTCGCAGCGGCAAACGCGCCGACCTGCTGCTGGACAACCCACGCTTCCGTGCCGGCTACGACTTCCTGCTGCTGCGCGAAAGCGCCGGCGAACAGACCAACGGCCTGGGCGAATGGTGGACGGACTATCAGGACGCCAACGACAGCGAACGCCGCGATATGATTCGCGACCTCAGCGGCAAGGATGAAAGTGCCGGCGCAGCCCCACGCAAACGTCGCCGCACCGGTGGTGCCAAGCGCAAACGTGCCGCTGACGGCACGAGCGCTTCAGGCGAGTAA
- the folK gene encoding 2-amino-4-hydroxy-6-hydroxymethyldihydropteridine diphosphokinase yields the protein MERIYIGMGSNLAAPQEQLRNAVQALTQLPKTQLTGVSAFYQSDSLLPGQPRYTNAVAALESALAPLELLDALQAIENQQGRERLERWGPRTLDLDILLFGDRLIDEPRLKVPHYQMQERAFVLYPLAELAPAQLELADGRRLSDLLAACPFVGLDRLATGD from the coding sequence ATGGAACGCATCTACATCGGCATGGGCAGCAACCTCGCGGCCCCGCAAGAGCAACTGCGCAACGCTGTACAGGCGTTGACGCAGTTGCCCAAGACTCAACTGACTGGGGTCTCGGCCTTCTATCAAAGCGACTCCCTGCTGCCAGGCCAGCCTCGCTACACCAACGCCGTAGCGGCGCTGGAGAGTGCCCTCGCGCCCCTCGAGCTGCTCGATGCGCTGCAAGCCATCGAAAACCAGCAAGGCCGCGAACGCCTTGAGCGCTGGGGCCCGCGCACCCTCGACCTGGACATCCTGCTGTTCGGCGACCGCCTCATCGACGAGCCACGCCTCAAGGTCCCCCACTACCAGATGCAGGAACGGGCCTTTGTGCTCTACCCCCTGGCTGAGCTGGCCCCCGCCCAACTGGAACTGGCGGACGGCCGTCGCTTGAGCGACCTGCTGGCAGCCTGCCCGTTTGTCGGCCTGGATCGCCTGGCCACCGGCGATTAA
- the panB gene encoding 3-methyl-2-oxobutanoate hydroxymethyltransferase: MPAITLTTLQSLKQKGEKITMLTCYDATFAHACNEAGVEVLLVGDSLGMVLQGHDSTLPVTTAEMAYHVACVKRGNTDALILADLPFMANATTEQTMINSAQLMQAGAHMVKVEGALWLADSIRLLAERGVPVCAHMGLTPQAVNILGGYKVQGRNENQARQMRADAIALEQAGVSMLLLECVPSELALEISQAVKIPVIGIGAGSGTDGQVLVLHDMLGLSLTGRAPKFVKNFMAGQESIQAALSAYVTQVKAVTFPGAEHGFSA, encoded by the coding sequence ATGCCAGCTATTACTCTCACCACCCTGCAGTCCCTGAAGCAGAAAGGTGAAAAGATCACCATGCTGACCTGCTACGACGCTACTTTTGCCCACGCCTGCAATGAGGCCGGTGTTGAAGTGTTACTGGTGGGCGACTCCCTTGGTATGGTGTTGCAAGGCCATGACAGCACCCTACCCGTCACGACGGCCGAGATGGCGTACCACGTGGCCTGCGTCAAGCGCGGCAACACTGACGCACTGATCCTCGCCGACCTGCCGTTCATGGCCAATGCGACGACCGAGCAAACCATGATCAACAGCGCCCAGCTGATGCAGGCCGGCGCGCACATGGTCAAGGTCGAAGGTGCACTGTGGCTGGCCGATTCGATTCGCTTGCTGGCCGAGCGCGGGGTTCCGGTGTGCGCGCACATGGGCCTGACACCGCAGGCGGTGAACATCCTGGGCGGCTATAAGGTCCAGGGTCGCAACGAGAACCAGGCACGGCAGATGCGTGCCGACGCCATTGCCCTGGAACAGGCCGGTGTCTCGATGCTGTTGCTCGAATGTGTGCCAAGCGAACTGGCCCTGGAAATCTCCCAGGCGGTGAAGATCCCGGTGATCGGCATCGGTGCCGGCAGCGGTACCGACGGTCAGGTGTTGGTGCTGCACGACATGCTCGGCCTGTCGCTGACCGGCCGTGCGCCCAAGTTCGTGAAGAACTTCATGGCCGGCCAAGAGAGCATCCAGGCGGCCCTCAGCGCTTACGTCACGCAAGTCAAAGCCGTGACCTTCCCGGGTGCTGAACACGGATTTTCTGCATGA
- the panC gene encoding pantoate--beta-alanine ligase, with protein MITVNTVLELRAAVARARSEGKRIGFVPTMGNLHSGHMALVTKAAQQVDFVVASIFVNPLQFGAGEDLDKYPRTLAGDQEQLLQVGCHLLFAPTVEEMYPDGMSGQTRVSVPNLAEGLCGASRPGHFEGVATVVSKLFNMVQPDLAVFGQKDFQQLAVIRALVHDLNMPIQIIGEPTVRAADGLALSSRNGFLDERQRAVAPVVYRTLKGIADAIEQGRRDYPALLQAQLKQLEAAGLRPDYLEIRHAQNLRPATPEDRDLVILVAAFLGTTRLIDNLHLNLDTPA; from the coding sequence ATGATCACCGTCAACACCGTACTTGAACTGCGTGCCGCGGTCGCCCGCGCGCGCAGCGAAGGCAAGCGCATCGGATTCGTCCCGACCATGGGCAACCTGCACAGCGGCCACATGGCCCTGGTCACCAAGGCCGCCCAGCAGGTGGATTTCGTAGTCGCGAGTATCTTTGTCAACCCGCTGCAGTTCGGTGCGGGCGAAGACCTGGATAAGTACCCGCGGACCCTGGCCGGCGATCAGGAACAACTGCTGCAAGTCGGTTGCCACTTGCTGTTTGCGCCGACCGTCGAGGAAATGTACCCCGACGGCATGTCCGGCCAGACCCGCGTCAGTGTCCCCAACCTGGCAGAAGGCTTGTGCGGCGCCAGCCGTCCCGGGCATTTCGAAGGCGTGGCGACGGTAGTCAGCAAGCTGTTCAACATGGTCCAGCCGGACCTCGCAGTGTTCGGCCAGAAAGACTTCCAGCAACTGGCGGTGATCCGCGCACTGGTGCATGACCTCAACATGCCGATCCAGATCATTGGCGAGCCGACTGTACGCGCCGCCGATGGCCTGGCCCTATCGTCGCGCAATGGCTTCCTCGATGAGCGACAACGGGCCGTGGCACCCGTGGTGTATCGCACCCTCAAAGGCATTGCCGACGCCATCGAGCAAGGTCGACGCGATTATCCGGCGTTGCTCCAGGCGCAGCTCAAGCAACTTGAAGCGGCCGGATTGCGGCCTGATTACCTGGAGATTCGCCACGCACAAAACCTGCGCCCGGCGACCCCCGAAGATCGCGACCTGGTGATCCTGGTGGCTGCCTTCCTCGGCACCACCCGCCTGATCGACAACCTGCACCTGAACCTCGATACCCCCGCCTAA
- the pgi gene encoding glucose-6-phosphate isomerase, whose translation MAYYRNPQDVTALPAWQALNDHRQAMQDFSMREAFNADPQRFTQFTLSSCGLFLDYSKNLINEQTRNLLVGLANEAGLQDAIKALFSGEIVNASEGRPALHTALRRPVGDKLSVNGVNVMPEVHKVLNQITDMVGRIHDGLWRGYTEKPITDVVNIGIGGSFLGPELVSEALLSYAQKGVRCHYLANIDGSEFHELAQKLRAETTLFIVSSKSFNTLETLKNAQAARAWYLAQGGSEAELYRHFIAVSSNNAAAVAFGIREENIFPMWDWVGGRYSLWSAIGLPIALAIGMSNFKELLSGAYTMDQHFQSAPFEQNMPVLLALLGVWYGNFWGAQSHAILPYDHYLRNITKHLQQLDMESNGKSVRQDGTPVSTDTGPVIWGGVGCNGQHAYHQLLHQGTQLIPADFIVPIVSFNPVADHHQWLYANCLSQSQALMLGKTLGEAQAELRDKGMSEEQIEKLAPHKVIPGNRPSNTLVVERISPRRLGALVAMYEHKVFVQSVIWGINAFDQWGVELGKELGKGVYNRLVGSEEAPADDASTQGLINYFRGRHRG comes from the coding sequence ATGGCGTACTACCGCAACCCTCAAGACGTTACCGCTCTGCCAGCCTGGCAGGCGCTGAATGATCACCGCCAAGCCATGCAGGATTTCAGCATGCGTGAAGCGTTTAATGCCGACCCGCAGCGTTTCACCCAGTTCACCCTGAGCAGCTGTGGACTGTTCCTCGACTACTCGAAAAACCTGATCAACGAGCAAACCCGCAACCTGCTGGTGGGCCTGGCGAATGAAGCCGGCCTGCAGGACGCCATCAAGGCCTTGTTCAGCGGCGAAATCGTCAACGCTTCCGAAGGCCGCCCAGCGCTGCACACTGCCCTGCGTCGTCCGGTGGGCGACAAGCTGTCGGTCAACGGCGTCAACGTGATGCCGGAAGTGCACAAGGTGCTGAACCAGATCACCGACATGGTCGGGCGTATCCATGACGGCCTGTGGCGCGGCTACACTGAAAAACCGATCACCGACGTGGTGAACATCGGTATCGGCGGCTCGTTCCTCGGCCCGGAGCTGGTCTCCGAAGCCCTGCTGTCCTACGCCCAGAAAGGCGTGCGCTGCCACTACCTGGCGAACATCGACGGCAGTGAGTTCCACGAACTGGCCCAGAAGCTGCGCGCCGAGACCACGCTGTTCATCGTTTCTTCGAAATCCTTCAACACCCTCGAAACCTTGAAAAACGCCCAGGCCGCTCGCGCCTGGTACTTGGCCCAGGGTGGCTCGGAAGCCGAGCTGTATCGCCACTTCATCGCGGTCTCGAGCAACAACGCGGCCGCCGTGGCTTTCGGCATTCGCGAAGAAAACATCTTCCCGATGTGGGACTGGGTTGGCGGTCGTTACTCGCTGTGGTCGGCCATCGGCCTGCCGATTGCCCTGGCGATCGGCATGTCCAACTTCAAGGAACTGCTGTCCGGTGCCTACACCATGGACCAGCACTTCCAGAGCGCACCGTTCGAACAGAACATGCCGGTGCTGCTAGCCTTGCTGGGCGTGTGGTACGGCAACTTCTGGGGCGCACAGAGCCACGCGATCCTGCCGTACGACCACTACCTGCGCAACATCACCAAGCACCTGCAACAACTGGACATGGAATCCAACGGCAAGAGCGTGCGCCAGGACGGTACGCCCGTGTCCACCGATACCGGTCCAGTGATCTGGGGCGGCGTAGGTTGCAACGGTCAGCACGCCTACCACCAGTTGCTGCACCAGGGCACCCAACTGATCCCGGCCGACTTCATCGTGCCGATCGTCAGCTTCAACCCGGTAGCGGACCACCATCAGTGGCTGTATGCCAACTGCCTGTCGCAAAGCCAGGCGCTGATGCTCGGCAAGACCCTGGGCGAAGCGCAAGCCGAGCTGCGTGACAAGGGCATGAGCGAAGAGCAGATCGAGAAACTCGCGCCGCACAAGGTGATCCCGGGCAACCGTCCGAGCAACACCCTGGTGGTCGAGCGCATCAGCCCACGACGCCTCGGCGCACTGGTCGCGATGTACGAACACAAGGTCTTCGTGCAGAGCGTTATCTGGGGCATCAACGCGTTCGACCAATGGGGCGTGGAGCTGGGCAAGGAACTGGGCAAAGGCGTCTACAACCGTCTGGTGGGCAGCGAAGAAGCCCCCGCCGACGATGCCTCGACCCAGGGCTTGATCAACTACTTCCGCGGGCGTCACCGCGGCTGA